The following coding sequences lie in one Fundulus heteroclitus isolate FHET01 chromosome 20, MU-UCD_Fhet_4.1, whole genome shotgun sequence genomic window:
- the abhd14b gene encoding protein ABHD14B has translation MSAVKMSEGSVQVEICKAPLFYRQSQPTAGDPKMSVLLLHGIRFSSENWLNIGTLETLAKAGCRAVALDLPELGQSKSAKAPVPLGELAPAAFLKEVCEQLSLSPVVVISPSLSGTYSLPFLLEHQPLVRAYVPVAPICTEKFTAEQYQSVKVPTLIVYGDQDTLGEVSLRNLSNLTNHRVVVMKGAGHPCYLEDPDTWHKALTDFLSTL, from the exons ATGTCAGCTGTGAAAATGAGTGAGGGCAGCGTGCAGGTGGAGATCTGCAAAGCTCCACTTTTCTACAGACAAAGCCAGCCGACCGCCGGTGACCCAAAGATGTCGGTTCTCCTCCTTCATGGTATCCGTTTTTCATCGGAGAACTGGCTCAACATCGGCACTCTGGAGACTCTTGCCAAAGCCGGCTGCCGAGCGGTCGCCCTTGACCTGCCAG AACTTGGTCAGTCCAAGTCAGCCAAAGCTCCGGTGCCGTTGGGAGAACTGGCCCCTGCAGCGTTCCTGAAGGAAGTGTGTGAACAGCTGAGCTTGAGCCCCGTGGTCGTAATCAGCCCGTCACTAAGTGGGACGTATTCCCTCCCTTTCCTCCTGGAGCATCAGCCTCTGGTACGAGCATACGTCCCCGTAGCGCCAATCTGCACTGAAAAATTCACAGCTGAGCAGTACCAGAGTGTCAAG GTCCCAACGCTGATCGTTTACGGCGACCAGGACACCCTTGGAGAGGTGTCGCTCCGTAACCTGAGCAATCTGACCAATCACAGAGTGGTGGTAATGAAGGGCGCTGGACACCCATGTTACCTGGAAGACCCAGACACCTGGCACAAAGCTCTTACTGACTTTCTCAGTACCCTGTGA
- the mst1 gene encoding hepatocyte growth factor-like protein: MKLFLLCILLTTGLANGHRSPLNDYQRSEGRELVPTTWNRDLMQMLPGLSLEECASRCSHSLDCRAFNYETRPIGTCKHLPWVADGSNAEVKRNVNCDLYEKKVYVRKCIVGKGEDYRGKVFTTKSGLTCQQWWSKFPHDHRWTPSPTNGLELNYCRNPDGDRIGPWCYTTDPERRYESCNIAQCKDEVCITCNGEDYRGQVDHTVSGRECQRWDQQYPHQHIYQPEKYPDKSLDDNYCRNPDASPVPWCYTTDPEMERENCDISKCTEVLVEKRQRSSFTTNCFRGRGEDYRGKVNETTSGIPCQRWDVQHPHEHPFIPNIYECKGLEENYCRNPDGSEAPWCFTSVPEMRTALCLQIKRCADDIEAEDCYQENGKNYRGVVRKTRKGIICQKWNVNTPHLTKINPRTHPDANLTENYCRNPDGDQHGPWCYTTDPKTEFDYCAIKQCAGEKVSLTETVETVEFSECGKRDDRPRPTRLRIVNGIPGNSPWTVSLRDRKGNHFCGGSLVNPRWVISTKQCFSSCYVDLPGYSAMMGTLFRDPQEGEPGVQTIPLTKIVCGPSESQLVMLQLEHPAQFNERVSQICLPPERYIVPEHTRCEIAGWGETRGTGDETVLNVAHVPVISNSECNKYFRGRVRENEMCTNSFQAGVGACERDYGGPLACQNADCWVLEGVIIPMRRCGHPGQPNIFIRVSVYVDWIKKVMEMA, from the exons atgaaGCTGTTTCTGCTCTGTATTCTTCTAACTACTGGACTGGCAAATG GGCACCGCAGTCCTCTCAACGACTACCAGCGCTCGGAGGGCAGAGAGCTTGTTCCGACCACCTGGAACCGAGATCTGATGCAGATGTTGCCGGGGTTGAGCCTGGAGGAGTGTGCCAGCCGCTGCTCGCACTCTCTGGACTGCAG AGCTTTCAACTACGAGACCCGCCCCATTGGCACCTGTAAACACCTGCCCTGGGTGGCCGACGGAAGCAACGCGGAAGTGAAAAGAAACGTCAACTGTGACCTTTACGAGAAGAAAG tcTACGTAAGAAAATGCATTGTGGGTAAAGGGGAAGACTACCGGGGGAAGGTTTTCACCACAAAGAGTGGACTCACCTGCCAGCAGTGGTGGTCCAAGTTTCCTCACGATCACAG GTGGACTCCTTCCCCTACCAATGGTCTGGAGCTGAACTACTGCAGGAACCCAGACGGGGACCGCATCGGTCCGTGGTGCTACACCACCGACCCTGAGCGACGCTACGAGAGCTGCAACATCGCCCAGTGTAAAGATG AGGTGTGCATCACTTGCAACGGAGAAGACTACAGAGGGCAGGTGGATCACACTGTGAGTGGCAGAGAGTGTCAGAGATGGGACCAGCAGTACCCTCATCAACACATCTACCAGCCTGAAAA GTACCCTGACAAGAGCTTAGATGATAACTACTGCCGTAACCCTGATGCCTCTCCGGTGCCTTGGTGTTACACCACCGACCCTGAAATGGAGAGAGagaactgtgacatcagcaaaTGCa CTGAAGTCCTTGTGGAGAAGAGGCAGCGCTCCAGCTTCACCACCAACTGCTTCCGAGGCCGAGGCGAGGACTATCGTGGCAAAGTCAACGAGACGACGTCGGGAATCCCATGCCAGCGATGGGACGTCCAGCATCCTCACGAGCATCCCTTCATCCCGAACATATACGAGTGCAA GGGTTTAGAGGAGAACTACTGCCGTAACCCAGATGGCTCAGAGGCCCCCTGGTGCTTCACCTCAGTACCAGAGATGAGGACTGCTCTCTGCCTGCAGATCAAACGCTGTGCTGATGACATAGAGGCCGAGG ACTGCTATCAAGAAAATGGAAAGAACTACAGAGGTGTTGTCCGCAAAACTCGCAAAGGCATCATCTGTCAGAAATGGAACGTGAACACACCTCATCTGACTAA GATAAACCCACGGACACACCCGGACGCCAACCTGACGGAGAACTATTGTCGTAACCCAGACGGGGACCAGCACGGACCCTGGTGCTACACCACCGACCCTAAAACTGAGTTTGACTACTGCGCCATTAAACAGTGTG CTGGAGAAAAAGTGTCCCTGACAGAAACAGTAG AGACGGTGGAGTTCAGCGAGTGCGGGAAAAGAGATGACCGTCCCCGGCCGACCAGGTTGCGTATTGTGAATGGAATCCCTGGGAACTCACCATGGACTGTGAGCCTCAGAGACAG GAAAGGAAACCACTTCTGTGGAGGATCTCTGGTGAATCCCAGATGGGTGATCAGCACAAAGCAGTGCTTCTCCTCCTG CTATGTGGACCTGCCCGGCTACTCTGCCATGATGGGAACACTTTTCCGTGATCCGCAGGAAGGAGAGCCTGGTGTGCAAACCATACCTCTCACCAAGATTGTGTGCGGACCCTCTGAGTCTCAGCTGGTTATGCTGCAATTGGAACA TCCGGCCCAGTTCAACGAGCGTGTCTCCCAGATATGCCTCCCTCCCGAGCGCTACATAGTGCCAGAGCACACAAGGTGTGAAATAGCTGGGTGGGGTGAGACGAGAG GGACTGGAGATGAGACTGTCCTCAACGTTGCACACGTGCCGGTTATCAGTAACAGCGAGTGCAATAAGTACTTCAGAGGTCGCGTCCGAGAAAATGAGATGTGCACAAACTCTTTCCAAGCTGGAGTTGGAGCCTGTGAG AGAGACTACGGCGGCCCTCTGGCGTGTCAGAACGCCGACTGCTGGGTGCTGGAGGGCGTGATCATCCCCATGAGGCGCTGCGGACACCCGGGACAGCCCAACATTTTCATCCGCGTGTCCGTGTACGTAGACTGGATCAAGAAGGTCATGGAGATGGCTTAG
- the si:ch211-161c3.6 gene encoding high mobility group AT-hook 2b: MSDSGTKEPSPQSSTAQLPEEPQRRGRGRPRKQQQEPVGPPTPKRPRGRPKGSKSKGPRTTLKKVEPVGQRRPRGRPRKWPRKVGPEVTEEQQGPSEEAEEGPSSSQVPAQEESE, translated from the exons ATGAGCGACAGTGGGACCAAAGAGCCATCTCCTCAGTCGAGCACAGCCCAGTTGCCTGAGGAGCCCCAGCGCAGGGGCAGGGGTCGACCTCGGAAACAGCAGCAG GAGCCTGTTGGACCACCGACCCCAAAGAGACCTAGAGGACGACCAAAAGGCAGCAAGAGCAAAGGCCCCAGAACCACACTGAAG AAAGTAGAGCCTGTTGGGCAGAGGCGACCACGAGGGCGACCGAGAAAATGG CCCCGGAAAGTCGGTCCAGAAGTGACTGAAGAGCAGCAG GGCCCTTCGGAGGAGGCCGAGGAGGGCCCCTCGTCATCTCAGGTGCCTGCGCAGGAGGAATCGGAGTAG